A genomic window from Cyprinus carpio isolate SPL01 chromosome B9, ASM1834038v1, whole genome shotgun sequence includes:
- the LOC109096757 gene encoding 1-phosphatidylinositol 3-phosphate 5-kinase-like isoform X1, with product MASEDKASSSSSAMDWSSEPPLSPTSPSHLTHFKPLTPEQDEPPLRSAYSSFVSLFRFSKEKTGANIAPAKKLAKLEEGRPPSVTEKSQSASSSPQGPRRNWASPSHSVHGSEPHRKHSELLRRTSTASVDWEEGRRKSEAPLGSHDPRTAVQLRTALKRLKEIMEGKSQDSDLKQYWMPDSQCKECYDCNEKFTTFRRRHHCRLCGQIFCSRCCNQEIPGKFMGYTGDLRACTYCRKIALSYAHSADSSSIGEDLSALSDSPCSVCVLEPTEPRTPVGGRKASRNIFLEEDLAWQRKNSIGMRKNHQESQNSALSSRLTGVQEDMGKSPARKRSASVTNLSLDRSGSSMVPAYESSVSPQNSRALSKADHSEEERKILLDSSQLKDLWKKICHNSTGMEFQDHRYWLRTYPNCIVGKELVNWLLRNGTISTRAQAIAIGQALVDGRWLDCVTHHDQIFRDEYALYRPLQSTEFSETPSPDSESVNSLEGHSEPSWFKDIKFDDSDTEQLADDNDYVTPNSASPSKRTSVSSFHSAVDSDSAASININVEQDNVNFHIKKQAKYPHVPPYPAEQKSMEPHDPFTPETDIHAPMEVLLSEDGGQHISISDAFIKESLFNRRVEEKAKEMLFTPLGWHHSSLDQLREENGEKKAMERLLSANHSHMMALLQQLLYSESLSLSWRDIIVPVVRQVVQTVRPDVRNCDDDMDIRQFVHIKKIPGGKKFDSAVVNGFVCTKNIAHKKMNPYIKNPKILLLKCSIEYLYREETKFTCIDPIVLQEREFLKNYVQRIADVRPNLVLVEKTVSRIAQDMLLEHGISLVINVKPQVLDRVSRMTQGDLVISMDQLLTKPRLGTCHKFYLHSFQLPNNEMKSLMFFDGCPPQLGCTIKLRGASEYELARVKEIIIFMVCVAYHSQLEISFLMDEFAMPPSLTESSSFPCLLESTTLEEEEDNDGYTLGDDYLTLLPEGDFEPGLQEIIKAHSRQASISESSRKDGESPRINKTGSVASFSGGEEEIIKTSTPLSSSTSSLPQPVSPPFLISDLKETSQEVNKAPGEEEKNKELEETLVHRDSTSSETSLPPTRLFRDPLQDDTGLFVTEHVASTDDRLKSISALFKQELKDIILCISPFITFREPYLLTAAGLRCRSRDYFPEQVYLSPLLNKDLKELDGRRKRQLLKESGPSSGSLNNGTVSHQRTIQILPCHKLTGARIIELLGSSQELARMLADYRAQGGRIRQREGMQLRETPPTKAPMKSDSEEDKGAGLNEMTWANKLDCLNPVNHQRLCVLFSSSSAQSNNAPNPCVSPWIVTMEFYGKNDLTLGVFLERYCFRPSYQCPSMYCETPMVHHIRRFVHGNGCVQIVLKELDSPVPGYQHTILNYSWCRICKQVTPVVPLSNDSWSMSFAKYLELRFYGHQYTRRANAEPCGHSIHKDYHQYFSYNQMVASFSYIPVRLLEICLPPPKIIIRSQGPSKANLQQDLKDFSQKVAQVYLAIDDRLTSLKTDTFSKTREEKMEDMFAQKDMEESELRSWIEKLQVRLQTSTMDSPQQLQAVLESVVVKKQGLCETLQCWNNRLQDLFQQEKGRKRLSVPPSPGRHRQATSDESKTSALESSPRNPSPVVPNGEKEDRHLNTFPSSSGSSSLLQLPSPAEQASDVITSGPSFPDQDSVSIPDDMFDGHLLGSNDSQVKEKSTMKTILANLLPGNSYNPIPFPFDPDKHYLMYEHERVPIAVCEREPSSIIAFALSCKEYKTALDELTKTTGKMGGDDISQAFSSGESRAKSSPAKPSDISTSQLSRGSVDADPLKELESGDKQKKQTGNPHIELQFSDANAKFYCRIYYAEEFHKMREAIMESSADDFVRSLSHCVNWQARGGKSGAVFYATEDDRFILKQMPRLEVQSFLDFAPHYFTYITGAVQQKRPTALAKILGVFRIGYKNSQNNTEKKLDLLVMENLFYGRKMAQVFDLKGSLRNRNVKTEHVKESCEVVLLDENLLKLVHDNPLYIRSHSKAILRAAILSDAHFLSSHLIIDYSLLVGRDDATDELVVGIIDYIRTFTWDKKLEMVVKSTGILGGQGKMPTVVSPELYRSRFCEAMDKYFLMVPDHWTGLGLNC from the exons ATGGCTTCTGAAGACAAGGCTTCCTCCTCGTCCTCTGCGATGGACTGGAGCTCCGAGCCGCCACTCTCTCCCACCAGTCCCTCCCATCTAACACACTTCAAACCCCTGACCCCCGAGCAGGACGAGCCACCCCTGCGCTCTGCCTACAGCTCCTTCGTCAGTCTGTTCCGCTTCAGCAAAg AAAAAACAGGTGCAAACATTGCACCAGCAAAAAAGCTTGCTAAACTTG AGGAAGGACGGCCTCCTTCAGTGACCGAGAAAAGTCAGTCGGCTTCATCATCACCACAGGGGCCACGGCGCAACTGGGCAAGTCCCTCCCATTCTGTACATGGCTCCGAACCCCACAGGAAACATTCAGAACTTCTCAGAAGAACATCAACTGCTTCAG TGGACTGGGAAG AGGGTCGACGGAAATCAGAAGCTCCTCTGGGCAGCCACGATCCCCGAACAGCTGTCCAGCTGCGCACAGCCCTCAAGAGACTCAAGGAGATCATGGAAGGGAAAAGTCAG GACAGTGATCTGAAACAGTACTGGATGCCGGACAGCCAGTGTAAGGAGTGTTACGACTGCAACGAGAAATTCACAACCTTTCGACGCCGTCACCATTGTCGACTCTGCGGTCAAATCTTCTGCAGCCGATGCTGCAACCAGGAAATTCCTGGCAAGTTCATGGGCTATACGG GTGATTTACGGGCTTGTACATACTGTCGTAAGATAGCATTGAGCTACGCTCACTCAGCTGACTCAAGCTCCATCGGAGAAGATCTCAGCGCCTTGTCAGACTCGCCCTGCTCAGTGTGTGTTCTGGAGCCCACCGAGCCACGCACACCTGTGGGGGGCCGCAAAGCCAGCCGGAACATCTTCCTGGAAGAGGACCTGGCCTGGCAAAg AAAAAATTCCATTGGGATGAGGAAGAA TCatcaggaatctcagaacagtgCTCTCAGTTCCAGACTTACAGGAGTCCAGGAGGATATGGGCAAGTCACCAGCCAGAAAAAG gtCAGCTAGTGTGACCAACCTGTCCTTGGACCGTTCCGGCTCATCCATGGTTCCTGCTTACGAGAGTTCAGTTAGCCCACAGAATAGCCGGGCCCTATCTAAGGCTGACCACAGTGAAGAGGAGAGAAAGATCCTTCTG GATTCTTCACAACTTAAAGATCTATGGAAGAAAATTTGCCACAACAGTACAGGAATGGAGTTCCAGGACCATCGGTACTGGCTGCGCACTTACCCCAACTGCATTGTGGGTAAAGAGCTGGTCAATTGGCTCTTACGAAATGGCACTATTTCAACTAG AGCTCAGGCCATAGCTATTGGACAGGCTTTGGTAGACGGCCGCTGGCTTGACTGTGTCACTCATCATGATCAGATCTTCCGTGATGAGTATGCTTTATATCGCCCCCTCCAG AGCACAGAGTTCTCAGAAACCCCTTCTCCAGACAGCGAGAGTGTGAATTCCTTGGAGGGACACTCCGAACCTTCATGGTTTAAAGACATCAAGTTTGACGACAGTGACACTGAGCAGCTAGCTGATGACAATGACTATGTCACACCGA ATTCGGCCAGCCCCAGCAAAAGAACATCTGTCAGCAGTTTCCACTCTGCAGTGGACAGTGACTCAGCCGCCTCCATCAACATAAACGTGGAGCAAGACAATGTCAATTTCCACATCAAGAAGCAGGCCAAGTACCCACATGTGCCTCCTTACCCAGCCGAACAAAAAAGTATGGAGCCCCATGACCCGTTCACCCCAGAAACCGACATCCATGCACCAA TGGAAGTCCTGCTCTCTGAAGATGGAGGTCAGCATATATCCATCAGTGATGCCTTCATTAAAG AGTCTCTGTTTAACCGGAGAGTTGAGGAGAAGGCTAAAGAGATGCTCTTCACACCTCTCGGCTGGCATCACAGCTCTCTGGACCAGCTGCGGGAAGAAAACGGAGAAAAGAAAGCGATGGAGCGTTTACT TTCTGCTAATCACAGCCACATGATGGCACTGCTGCAGCAGCTGCTGTACAGCGAATCACTGTCTCTCTCCTGGCGTGACATCATTGTGCCTGTGGTGAGGCAGGTTGTGCAGACGGTGCGACCGGATGTGCGCAACTGTGATGACGACATGGATATCCGTCAGTTTGTCCACATCAAGAAG ATTCCAGGAGGAAAGAAGTTTGATTCTGCTGTAGTGAACGGCTTTGTTTGCACAAAgaatattgcacacaaaaag ATGAACCCTTACATCAAAAACCCCAAGATCCTTCTCCTCAAATGCTCCATTGAGTATCTATACAGAGAAGAGACCAAGTTCACTTGCATCGACCCAATTGTGTTACAG GAGCGTGAGTTTCTGAAGAATTATGTTCAGAGGATTGCTGACGTCCGACCAAACCTGGTGCTGGTGGAGAAGACTGTGTCCCGTATCGCTCAGGACATGCTACTGGAACACGGCATTAGCCTCGTGATTAATGTCAAACCT CAAGTCCTGGACCGTGTGAGTCGAATGACTCAGGGAGATTTAGTCATTTCAATGGACCAGCTTCTTACAAAACCTCGTCTGGGTACCTGCCACAAGTTTTACCTGCATTCCTTCCAGCTGCCAAATA ATGAAATGAAGTCCCTTATGTTTTTTGATGGGTGTCCTCCTCAGCTGGGCTGCACTATCAAGCTCCGTGGTGCTTCAGAGTATGAGCTGGCACGGGTGAAAGAGATCATCATTTTTATGGTGTGTGTGGCGTACCACTCACAGCTGGAGATCTCTTTTCTCATGGATGAGTTTGCTATGCCTCCTAGCCTGACTGAGAGTTCCTCTTTCCCATGTCTCCTGGAAAGCACCACtttggaggaagaggaagataaTGATGGTTATACGCTGGGGGATGACTACCTCACGCTTCTTCCAGAAGGAGACTTTGAGCCAGGGCTTCAGGAGATTATCAAAGCCCACAGTAGACAGGCTTCCATCTCAGAATCTTCTCGTAAAGATGGAGAAAGCCCCAGAATAAATAAAACTGGTTCAGTTGCTTCCTTCTCTGGAGGAGAGGAAGAGATTATAAAGACCTCCACACCCCTTTCATCCTCCACTTCCAGCCTTCCCCAGCCGGTGTCACCACCTTTCCTTATTTCAGACCTAAAAGAGACGTCACAGGAAGTAAATAAAGCGCCAGGTGAGGAGGAGAAGAACAAAGAGCTGGAGGAGACTCTGGTCCATCGGGACAGCACCAGCTCTGAGACCTCCCTTCCACCAACCCGGCTTTTCAGGGATCCCTTACAGGATGACACTGGCCTGTTTGTGACCGAACATGTAGCTTCTACAGATGACCGCCTCAAATCCATCTCAGCTTTGTTTAAACAGGAGCTAAAAGATATTATCCTCTGCATTTCACCCTTTATTACCTTTCGGGAGCCATACCTGCTCACGGCTGCTGGACTGCGTTGTCGTAGCCGGGATTATTTCCCAGAACAAGTTTACCTCTCACCTCTCTTAAATAAGGACTTGAAAGAGCTGGACGGACGCCGCAAGAGGCAGCTGCTGAAAGAGTCTGGCCCGAGTTCTGGCAGCCTGAACAATGGTACTGTGTCGCACCAACGGACCATCCAGATTTTGCCCTGTCACAAACTCACAGGTGCCCGTATAATAGAGCTGCTAGGCAGCAGTCAGGAGCTGGCACGCATGCTGGCTGACTATCGTGCCCAGGGGGGGCGCATTCGGCAAAGAGAAGGAATGCAACTTCGTGAAACCCCACCCACAAAGGCGCCAATGAAGTCAGACAGTGAAGAAGATAAAGGGGCAGGACTGAATGAAATGACCTGGGCTAATAAG ttGGACTGTTTGAATCCAGTCAACCATCAGAGGCTGTGTGTGTTGTTCAGTAGCTCTTCAGCACAGTCTAATAATGCCCCAAACCCCTGTGTCAGTCCATG GATTGTAACAATGGAGTTTTATGGAAAGAATGACTTGACTCTTGGCGTATTTCTGGAGAGATACTGTTTTAG ACCCTCTTACCAGTGCCCCAGCATGTACTGTGAGACCCCCATGGTTCACCACATCCGGCGCTTTGTGCACGGTAACGGCTGTGTCCAGATTGTTCTGAAAGAGCTGGACTCGCCTGTACCCGGATATCAGCACACAATCCTCAACTACTCTTGGTGCCGTATCTGTAAACAG GTGACTCCTGTAGTCCCTTTGTCTAATGACTCCTGGTCCATGTCCTTCGCCAAGTATCTAGAGCTCCGATTCTATGGTCACCAGTACACCCGCCGGGCCAATGCAGAGCCTTGTGGCCACTCCATCCATAAAGATTATCACCAGTACTTCTCCTACAACCAGATGGTGGCTTCATTCAG CTACATCCCAGTGAGGCTACTCGAGATCTGTCTGcctcctccaaaaatcatcatcagGAGCCAGGGTCCCTCTAAAGCCAACTTGCAGCAGGACCTCAAAGACTTCTCCCAGAA GGTGGCGCAAGTATACCTGGCCATAGATGACCGTCTCACCTCTCTAAAAACCGACACCTTCAGCAAGACTAGAGAAGAAAAAATGGAAGACATGTTTGCACAGAAAGAT ATGGAGGAATCAGAGCTTCGCAGCTGGATAGAGAAGCTACAGGTGCGTCTGCAGACCAGCACGATGGACTCACCACAACAACTACAGGCTGTGCTGGAGTCAGTGGTGGTCAAAAAGCAGGGTTTGTGTGAGACCCTGCAGTGCTGGAACAACAG ACTTCAGGACTTGTTCCAGCAAGAAAAAGGCAGGAAACGCTTATCTGTTCCTCCCAGCCCTGGCAGACACAGACAAGCCACATCAGATGAGAGCAAG ACTAGTGCTTTGGAGTCCTCTCCTCGTAACCCATCCCCTGTGGTCCCAAATGGAGAGAAAG AGGACCGTCATCTCAACACGTTTCCGTCAAGTTCAGGGTCCTCATCATTACTACAGTTACCGTCTCCGGCTGAACAAGCTTCAGACGTCATCACGAGCGGACCATCTTTTCCTGATCAGGACTCCGTCAGCATCCCAGACG ACATGTTTGATGGACACTTACTTGGTTCCAATGACAGTCAAGTAAAGGAAAAGTCTACCATGAAAACCATCCTTGCCAACCTGTTACCCGGCAATAGCTACAATCCCATCCCTTTCCCTTT CGACCCAGACAAGCACTATCTGATGTATGAGCACGAGAGAGTTCCAATAgccgtgtgtgagagagagcccAGCTCCATCATTGCCTTTGCACTCAG CTGTAAAGAGTATAAAACTGCCCTTGATGAGCTTACAAAAACAACAGGAAAGATGGGAGGTGATGACATATCTCAGGCCTTTAG TTCTGGAGAGAGCAGAGCAAAGAGCAGCCCAGCCAAACCTAGTGACATCAGCACATCACAGCTGAGCCGCGGCAGCGTTGATGCTGACCCACTCA AGGAGCTTGAAAGTGGAGACAAACAGAAGAAGCAGACAGGAAACCCACACATCGAGCTTC AGTTCTCAGACGCAAATGCCAAGTTCTACTGCCGAATCTACTACGCGGAAGAGTTCCATAAAATGCGAGAAGCGATTATGGAGAGCTCAGCGGATGATTTTGTGCGATCGCTCTCCCACTGTGTCAATTGGCAAGCTCGTGGCGGGAAGTCTGGAGCTGTTTTCTATGCCACTGAAG ATGATCGGTTTATTCTAAAACAGATGCCGAGATTAGAGGTCCAGTCCTTTTTAGACTTTGCACCCCACTACTTCACTTACATCACAGGCGCAGTTCAGCAGAAA CGCCCCACAGCTCTTGCGAAGATTCTGGGAGTGTTCCGTATCGGCTACAAGAACTCCCAGAACAACACAGAAAAGAAACTGGACCTGTTGGTGATGGAAAACCTCTTCTATGGGCGAAAGATGGCACAG GTGTTTGACTTGAAGGGATCCCTGAGAAACAGGAATGTGAAAACAGAGCATGTAAAGGAGAGCTGTGAGGTGGTGCTCCTGGATGAGAACCTCCTGAAACTGGTGCATGACAATCCCCTTTATATTCGCTCACACTCCAAGGCCATTCTGCGTGCCGCCATCCTCAGTGACGCCCACTTCCTGTCCAGCCACCTCATCATTGATTATTCCCTGCTGGTGGGCCGTGACGATGCCACGGATGAACTAGTTGTGGGCATCATAG ATTATATCCGGACTTTCACATGGGATAAAAAGCTGGAGATGGTGGTCAAATCTACTGGGATTCTTGGAGGTCAAG GTAAAATGCCCACGGTGGTGTCACCAGAGCTGTATCGATCACGTTTCTGTGAGGCCATGGACAAATATTTCCTCATGGTCCCTGATCACTGGACAGGTCTTGGTCTCAACTGCTGA